GGTTTACCTTTTCCACGGCATACTGTGCAACGTTTCCGGAACCGCTGATCGCCACGGTCTTTCCTTTAAAATCCGTTTTCCTCGTGGCAAGCATTTCCGCGGCAAAGTATACTGCGCCGTAACCCGTTGCCTCGGGCCGTATGAGGCTGCCGCCATACTCAAGGCCTTTGCCGGTAAATACACCTGTATGTTCGTTGACGATCTTTTTGTAATAGCCGAACATATAGCCTATTTCCCGTCCCCCAACACCGATATCACCTGCCGGGACATCCGTTTCAGGGCCGATGTGGCGGTAAATCTCCCTCGTAAAGGCGTGACAGAAACGCATTACCTCATCGTCCGATTTTCCCTTGGGGTCGAAATCAGACCCCCCCTTTGCCCCGCCCATAGGCAGGGTAGTGAGGGAATTCTTGAATGTCTGCTCGAATCCCAGAAACTTCATAATGCTCAGATTAACCGAGGGATGAAAACGTATGCCCCCCTTATATGGTCCAATTGCGTTATTAAACTGGATCCTGAATCCCCTGTTAACCTGGACCTTTCCTTTATCGTCAACCCAGGGAACCCTGAAGATAATTGTCCGGTCAGGTTCTACGATACGTTCGTAAATACCCGCCTTGACGAATTCAGGGTGTTTCTTTACGGTGGGTTCCAGTGTTTCCATTACCTCATGAACGGCCTGATGAAATTCCGGTTCGTTGGGGTCCTGCTGCTTCACCTTTGCGATAACATCATTGATAACTGACATAACCTGATTCCTCCTTATGAATTATTTATTTTGCACTGCCGATCTTTTACGTACTGTGCGGGGAAGGTTTCGCAGGTAGTAGCGTAACAGGTGAAACTTGTCCCTTAATTCAACGCTGGCGTGGTCCATCTCCCACTCTTCTTCCATTTCGTCGAGGATATTCCTGGCCTTGCTGATGAGGTCAGTCTCTTCGGCCCTGCTTAACACTGTGTCCGGCAGTTCCTCCGGTGAAATATCAAGGGACAACCTTTCCGCTGTTTTTAAAACGATCACGTTATTGAAGGTTTTCATACGCCACCTCGTTTTTGAGCGCTATACCGAATTGCCTTCATTCATATAGCTTCGTTGCCTTCGTTGTCATCGCCTCGACGTACTAAAATGTACGCCTCCGTCGCTTCCTCCTCGTCGCCTTGCTCTATTTTTGAATGCAATCCGGCAACGTAGACCTGTGTTTTAAATAAAACCCAGATTACCCAATCCGCACAATCAGGCGATAACTAATAATTAGATAGGGGAAAATACTATAAAAAGAATAGGGGAATACACTACTATACTCGTAAAAGCAATATTATAAGGACTCTACCCAATGTACTGCATGTCTCAGAAGCTCCGTGGCGTTCTTAAGATTTAATTTTTCTTTTATGTTGGCGCGGTAAGATTCAACCGTTTTGATGCTTACATTCAGTTCCTGGGCAATCTGACGCGTCACGAATCCCTGCCCGATGAGCTGGAATACCTCAAGCTCACGATTGCTCAACACTTCCATGGGTGACCGTGTGTTTTCAGCCTTGCCGTCTATAAACTTTTTTACAATCGTTGCGCTAACCCTTTCGCTCACATAAACCTCTCCCCCGATAACCCTCCTGATCGCCTCCATCATCTTTTCGATCGCCTCCTGCTTCATGATGTAACCCTTTGCACCTACCCTGAGGGCGCGCTCAGCAAAGAGAGATTCATCGTGCATGGAAACGACAAGGATCGGAAGGTTTGCATCGCGTACCTTTATCTTTTTTATGAGTTCTATGCCGTCGATACCCTGGAGGGAGATGTCGACAATTGCGAGGTCCGGTTTTATCTTTTTCAGGAGATCAAGGGCACTCTGGGCATTCTCTGCTTCTCCGCAAATGACCATATCGGGCTCCTGGTTGATAAGTTGAGCAAGGCCCTTACGGACGATCGGATGGTCATCGACTATAAAGATCTTATTTCTCTGGCCAACAAAAACTGTCTCTTTTTCCTTTTTCATCGTTTTTCCCCCTTTTTTTAGCCCGTTGCCTTGACTGGAATGAACAGGCTACAACCGTTCCGCCTGCCGGGTTACTTTTGATCTCCAGTGATGCGCCTATCATGTTTGCCCTGTGCCTCATGATACTTATACCCATCCCTGTATTGTTTTTCAACATCCTCCGGGAACAAACGCCATCATTTTTGATCATAAGCACTGTGGCCCCGTTTTCGTTCGTGAAGGTGATACGAATGTTGTTTGCCTTCCCGTGCTTGATGGCGTTATTTACCGCCTCCTGCGCGATACGGTAAAGGTGGATCGCCATGATATTGTCATGGATAAGAACGGGACGGTCATAGCTGAAGGAGCAGTTGATTCCGAAGAACTTTTGTACGGTATGGGATAATTCCGTTAATGCCGCCATCAGCCCCGTTGCTTCAAGCCGGACAGGGTAGAGACCGCGGGCGAGCCCTTTTGTCTGGGTGATCGCATCATCTATAAGCGATACAATCTCTGCCGCATCACGGGCTTCCCCATAGGATTGTGCATCCATCTTTTGCTCCAGGACCTTGCCGAGAAAGGCGATGCCGGCGAGCTGCTGGCACAGGCTGTCATGGAGGTCCTGACCGATCCTCTGTTGCTCCCATTCGCTGATTTCAAGTACCTGTTTTTCGAGGTGTCTTCTCTCGGTAATGTCGCGGATGATCCCGAGGACCTCATCCCCGCCGCTTTCTGTCAGCAGGACCTCATAATAGAAGACCGTATCGTTATAGCTGAACCTGTGTTCATATATCTGTGTCTCGCCGGTTTGCAGTACGTGAGAGACATTTTTCATCCCTTGCAGGACGATCTCCCTGGGTAGCACCTTGAAATAATCGGGCAATTCCTGCACATTTTTGCCAGGTAATGAGTATGTGCGTAACCGTTGACCAAAGGATTTCCCTTTCTTGAGATCAAGGATAGTACCATCCCTGCTGATCCTGAATATGAGATCCGGTATAGCGTTCAGCAGTGCCTTATTCCTTGTGGTACTTTCTTTCAGGGCGTCTTCCGCAATCTTCCGTTCTATAATCTCTCCGATACGTTTGGCAATGACGTTTATCAGGTTTCTTTCTTCCTTCAGAAAAGGACCTTCGTCGCTTTTCGGCTTTTTCTTGAGGTAACAAACCTCGAGGAAGCCCATCTTTTTTCTTTTTACCAGTATATCTGCCGATTGTGTCCACGGTGTTTCCTGAAAGTTCTCCGTTAAAAATATCTGGTCGCCGAGGGTAATCTTTGCGCCTGTTATCTCAGGGTACTGCCATGCCGAAGGAATGATATTAACAGTCTCGTGCAATATCTTTTCGAGAGATATGCCGTGTCTCTCAACAAGGTTTGAAATGGCATAGAGGCAGTTTAACTCTTTGACGCGTTCCCCGAGATCGTGGGTCTGCTGCTGCGAAAATCTCTTAAAACGTCTGAACTCTTTCGCAGATTCCCGCAATTTTACAACCCTGTTCCGTAACGTTGTCAATTCAGGTAATAACTGTTTTCTTGTCTTGTCCTTTATATTCATATAAAGTCAACTTATAGTTCATGACTCATAGCCCATGGTAAAATCAGGCACGAAATCCTGATATCTAAATTCGAAACAATCTCAAAATTCAAATATTGAATCTCCGCAATAAAAGCCTTTCAACGCGTTTTGAATTTTGAACATTATAACATTTAAATTTGTTTCGTGCCTGGATATTCGGATTGAGGATTTGCTATCAGCTATCAACTGATATCGTAAAACGTGAAAAGTTAAGAAGGTCCTCGTTATTCGTAAGCGTCGTGCTATCTTTCAACCCCTCGCTCTCAGCTCTCCGCTCTCAGCTATTTTCCCTCACGACTTACGGTTATTTCTTCAACCTCCATATCGAGGAGGTTTATAAAGAGCATCCTGTTTTGCAAGAGGTTG
This portion of the Syntrophorhabdaceae bacterium genome encodes:
- the gdhA gene encoding NADP-specific glutamate dehydrogenase, coding for MSVINDVIAKVKQQDPNEPEFHQAVHEVMETLEPTVKKHPEFVKAGIYERIVEPDRTIIFRVPWVDDKGKVQVNRGFRIQFNNAIGPYKGGIRFHPSVNLSIMKFLGFEQTFKNSLTTLPMGGAKGGSDFDPKGKSDDEVMRFCHAFTREIYRHIGPETDVPAGDIGVGGREIGYMFGYYKKIVNEHTGVFTGKGLEYGGSLIRPEATGYGAVYFAAEMLATRKTDFKGKTVAISGSGNVAQYAVEKVNQLGGRVITLCDSSATIVDEAGIQGEKCEYVKELKNVRRGRIKEYADKYKTVCYIGDSVWDVIREQGLKVDIAIPCATQNELDGKNAEALVKNGCFCVSEGANMPSTPEAVNVFREHNVLFGPGKAANAGGVSVSGLEMSQNSLKLSWSREEVDKMLFNIMKSIHKACLDAGEAYGKKGDYVTGANIAGFLKVARSMFAYGIV
- a CDS encoding response regulator transcription factor, producing the protein MKKEKETVFVGQRNKIFIVDDHPIVRKGLAQLINQEPDMVICGEAENAQSALDLLKKIKPDLAIVDISLQGIDGIELIKKIKVRDANLPILVVSMHDESLFAERALRVGAKGYIMKQEAIEKMMEAIRRVIGGEVYVSERVSATIVKKFIDGKAENTRSPMEVLSNRELEVFQLIGQGFVTRQIAQELNVSIKTVESYRANIKEKLNLKNATELLRHAVHWVESL
- a CDS encoding histidine kinase, whose product is MNIKDKTRKQLLPELTTLRNRVVKLRESAKEFRRFKRFSQQQTHDLGERVKELNCLYAISNLVERHGISLEKILHETVNIIPSAWQYPEITGAKITLGDQIFLTENFQETPWTQSADILVKRKKMGFLEVCYLKKKPKSDEGPFLKEERNLINVIAKRIGEIIERKIAEDALKESTTRNKALLNAIPDLIFRISRDGTILDLKKGKSFGQRLRTYSLPGKNVQELPDYFKVLPREIVLQGMKNVSHVLQTGETQIYEHRFSYNDTVFYYEVLLTESGGDEVLGIIRDITERRHLEKQVLEISEWEQQRIGQDLHDSLCQQLAGIAFLGKVLEQKMDAQSYGEARDAAEIVSLIDDAITQTKGLARGLYPVRLEATGLMAALTELSHTVQKFFGINCSFSYDRPVLIHDNIMAIHLYRIAQEAVNNAIKHGKANNIRITFTNENGATVLMIKNDGVCSRRMLKNNTGMGISIMRHRANMIGASLEIKSNPAGGTVVACSFQSRQRAKKRGKNDEKGKRDSFCWPEK